One genomic window of Actinoplanes lobatus includes the following:
- a CDS encoding sulfite exporter TauE/SafE family protein, which produces MHAIEAAQILAAGVVAGAINALVGSGTLVTFPVLLALGYPPVVANASNTVGLVPGSFAAAYGYRAEVATHRRLLLPLGAAAVAGAIGGALLLLVLPETTFGAVVPVLISLALVLIILQPWLVRTLRRRTAAGPRPVGPVLIGAVFAAGVYGGYFGAALGVLLLGVLGILVSPNLQQVNGLKNIIAGLANTVAALVFVAAGVVAWLPALLIAVGSVAGGMLGARYGRRLPDKVLRTVIVAVGLTAVIRMVA; this is translated from the coding sequence ATGCATGCCATCGAAGCCGCCCAGATCCTCGCGGCAGGAGTGGTGGCCGGCGCGATCAACGCGCTGGTCGGCTCCGGAACCCTGGTGACCTTCCCGGTACTGCTGGCCCTCGGCTACCCGCCGGTCGTCGCCAACGCCTCGAACACGGTCGGCCTCGTGCCCGGCTCGTTCGCGGCCGCCTACGGATACCGGGCCGAAGTCGCCACCCACCGCCGCCTGCTGCTGCCCCTCGGCGCCGCGGCCGTGGCCGGCGCGATCGGCGGGGCGCTGCTGCTGCTCGTCCTGCCCGAGACCACCTTCGGCGCCGTCGTCCCGGTCCTGATCAGCCTGGCACTGGTGCTGATCATCCTCCAGCCCTGGCTCGTCCGCACGCTGCGCCGCCGGACGGCGGCCGGCCCCCGCCCTGTCGGCCCGGTCCTCATCGGCGCCGTGTTCGCGGCAGGCGTCTACGGCGGCTACTTCGGCGCGGCGCTCGGAGTCCTGCTGCTCGGCGTGCTCGGCATCCTCGTCTCCCCGAACCTGCAACAGGTCAACGGCCTCAAGAACATCATCGCCGGGCTGGCCAACACGGTCGCGGCCCTGGTCTTCGTCGCGGCCGGGGTGGTCGCCTGGCTGCCGGCCCTGCTGATCGCGGTCGGATCGGTGGCCGGCGGGATGCTCGGCGCCCGCTACGGCCGCCGCCTGCCGGACAAGGTCCTCCGCACGGTGATCGTCGCCGTCGGCCTGACGGCCGTCATTCGCATGGTCGCCTGA